In Armatimonadota bacterium, one DNA window encodes the following:
- a CDS encoding P-II family nitrogen regulator, which yields MIRVTCFIRPHRLEEVRTALSRLEISGLSVSDVRGSGNSEERPVRFAGSEMTIALPIRSRLEVVAKDELLEPLIEAIVAGARTGEPGDGKIFVEPVEDSIRIRTEERGSDTV from the coding sequence ATGATCCGCGTGACGTGCTTCATTCGTCCACACCGTCTGGAAGAGGTTCGGACGGCGCTCAGCAGGCTCGAAATCAGCGGTCTGAGCGTCAGCGACGTTCGCGGTTCGGGAAACTCCGAGGAGCGGCCAGTCCGGTTTGCCGGCAGCGAGATGACGATCGCTCTGCCTATCCGCAGCAGGTTGGAGGTCGTTGCAAAAGACGAGCTGCTTGAGCCGCTTATCGAGGCGATAGTTGCCGGAGCCCGAACAGGCGAGCCCGGCGACGGCAAAATCTTCGTTGAGCCGGTCGAGGACTCGATTCGGATTCGAACCGAGGAGCGCGGCAGCGATACGGTGTGA
- a CDS encoding phosphopentomutase, with protein sequence MPARRAIVIVLDGCGAGAAPDAAEFGDHDSPSTVLHVWEHVGGFHAPNLERVGFLAACGIGDAPSGRYGRLRELSQGKDSVTGHWEMMGVVTETPFPTYPSGFPQELIREFEEKIGKKTLGNYPASGTVIIQDLGAKHARTGQPIVYTSADSVFQIACHESVIPIDRLYEMCRIARKLCKEPYNLQRIIARPFVGSVDDGFTRTGNRKDFPLPPPPNLVDEIGDVYGLGVVPDLFGGRGFRDVPRTQNNREHETALWQALDSDARFIFANFEDFDMLYGHRNDPDGFARCLEEFDVTLGKIISLLTDGDLLILTADHGNDPTDASTDHSREYVPVALVGEGIEPKNLGDTDGMTAIGATVAAHLGLDWPAGQRLF encoded by the coding sequence ATTCCCGCTCGACGGGCTATCGTAATCGTTCTGGACGGCTGTGGGGCGGGGGCCGCTCCCGACGCAGCCGAGTTCGGCGACCACGATAGCCCGTCGACTGTTCTGCACGTTTGGGAGCACGTCGGCGGTTTCCATGCGCCAAACCTAGAGAGGGTTGGGTTTCTCGCCGCGTGCGGGATAGGCGACGCCCCGTCGGGGCGGTACGGAAGGCTCCGCGAACTCAGTCAAGGGAAGGACTCGGTCACCGGGCACTGGGAGATGATGGGGGTCGTCACCGAGACGCCGTTCCCGACCTACCCTTCCGGCTTTCCGCAAGAACTGATCCGGGAGTTTGAAGAAAAGATCGGCAAAAAGACGCTCGGCAACTATCCCGCGAGCGGCACTGTGATCATCCAAGATCTCGGCGCGAAGCACGCTCGGACTGGCCAGCCGATCGTCTACACGAGCGCAGACAGCGTGTTCCAGATCGCGTGCCACGAATCAGTTATCCCCATTGACCGGCTGTATGAAATGTGCAGGATTGCCAGGAAACTGTGTAAAGAACCGTACAATCTTCAGCGTATCATCGCCCGCCCGTTCGTCGGCTCTGTTGATGACGGATTCACGCGAACGGGGAACAGAAAGGACTTCCCCCTTCCGCCGCCGCCAAACCTAGTCGATGAGATCGGGGACGTCTACGGCCTCGGCGTTGTGCCGGATCTGTTCGGTGGCCGCGGCTTCCGCGATGTCCCGCGCACGCAGAACAACAGGGAGCACGAAACGGCGCTGTGGCAGGCGCTCGACTCCGACGCGCGGTTTATCTTCGCCAACTTCGAGGACTTCGACATGCTGTACGGCCACCGCAACGACCCTGACGGGTTTGCGCGATGCCTCGAGGAGTTCGACGTCACGCTCGGCAAGATCATCTCGCTGCTAACCGATGGCGACCTCCTCATCCTGACCGCCGACCACGGCAACGACCCAACCGACGCTTCGACCGACCACTCACGCGAGTACGTCCCGGTAGCGCTGGTTGGCGAAGGCATCGAACCCAAGAACCTCGGCGACACAGACGGCATGACCGCCATCGGCGCCACCGTCGCAGCGCACCTCGGCCTCGACTGGCCAGCCGGACAGCGACTCTTCTGA